A part of Planctomycetota bacterium genomic DNA contains:
- the nuoF gene encoding NADH-quinone oxidoreductase subunit NuoF — MAFEPVLLSRIPQNPADRKLYWYDDYVATGGYKALEKALDIEPDDLIKLVTDSGLRGRGGAGFSTGQKWSFIPKEKKGPHYLAVNGDESEPGTFKDRYLIDYDPHQMLEGCAITAIATQIDAIYIFIRGEYHRQIKVTERAVKEAYEKGIFGPQGLMNGKGRPVECYVHSGAGAYICGEETGLLEALEGKRGWPRLKPPFPAISGAFGKPTVINNVETLCCVPWIVERGAAWFKTMGTKSSPGPKLYGMSGHLNAPGVYEEELGITLQESIDLAGGMKGGAHKGTICGGISMGVLGPDELDIKLDFDDVRFRGGCLGLGTAGMIVMNEHTDMVEALRNCVRFYAHESCGQCTPCREGSSWMKKIMDRMVAGHARQRDLDMMLELEKTMGIMPGCTICGLADGTAWATRTFINKYYDEFQARLLPETEKRVALNIRGTSNVTTPMGSNTR; from the coding sequence ATGGCATTCGAACCCGTCCTGCTTTCACGCATCCCGCAGAACCCGGCCGACCGCAAGCTGTACTGGTATGACGATTACGTCGCGACCGGCGGCTACAAGGCGCTCGAGAAGGCGCTCGACATTGAGCCGGACGACCTGATCAAGCTCGTTACCGACTCAGGCCTGCGCGGGCGTGGCGGTGCGGGGTTCAGCACCGGGCAGAAGTGGTCGTTCATCCCCAAGGAAAAGAAGGGACCGCACTATCTCGCGGTCAACGGCGACGAGTCCGAGCCGGGCACGTTCAAGGACCGATACCTGATCGACTACGACCCGCACCAGATGCTCGAGGGTTGCGCGATCACCGCCATCGCGACGCAGATCGACGCCATCTACATCTTCATCCGCGGCGAGTACCACCGCCAGATCAAGGTCACCGAACGCGCCGTCAAGGAAGCGTATGAGAAAGGCATCTTCGGGCCGCAGGGATTGATGAACGGCAAGGGCCGACCTGTTGAGTGCTACGTGCACAGCGGCGCGGGCGCGTACATCTGCGGCGAGGAGACGGGCCTGCTCGAAGCGCTCGAAGGCAAGCGCGGCTGGCCGCGCCTCAAGCCGCCCTTCCCCGCGATCAGCGGCGCGTTCGGCAAGCCCACCGTCATTAACAACGTCGAAACGCTCTGCTGCGTCCCGTGGATCGTCGAACGTGGCGCGGCGTGGTTCAAGACTATGGGCACCAAGTCCAGCCCCGGCCCCAAGCTCTACGGCATGTCCGGCCACCTCAACGCCCCCGGCGTCTACGAAGAGGAACTGGGCATCACGCTCCAAGAGTCCATCGACCTCGCCGGCGGCATGAAGGGCGGTGCTCACAAGGGCACCATCTGCGGCGGCATTTCCATGGGTGTACTCGGACCGGATGAGCTCGACATCAAGCTCGACTTCGATGACGTCCGCTTCCGCGGCGGCTGCCTCGGCCTCGGGACCGCGGGCATGATCGTCATGAACGAGCACACCGACATGGTCGAGGCCCTGCGTAACTGCGTCCGCTTCTACGCCCACGAGTCCTGCGGCCAGTGCACCCCCTGCCGCGAAGGCTCCAGCTGGATGAAGAAGATCATGGACCGCATGGTCGCCGGCCATGCCCGCCAGCGTGACCTGGACATGATGCTCGAACTGGAAAAGACCATGGGCATCATGCCCGGCTGCACGATCTGCGGCCTCGCCGACGGCACCGCCTGGGCCACCCGCACCTTCATCAACAAGTACTACGACGAGTTCCAGGCCCGCCTGCTCCCCGAAACCGAGAAGCGCGTCGCCCTGAACATCCGCGGCACGAGCAACGTCACGACGCCGATGGGAAGCAACACTCGTTAA